The Sulfobacillus thermosulfidooxidans DSM 9293 genome includes a window with the following:
- a CDS encoding DUF805 domain-containing protein has product MRVSLIRKGITFWQDYWNAWRQSLVRQGRASRDQFGGFWFVHTGILSVGFLGTAVIPHHPWSLILWLSLQTGYLLASLVPTVTLTMRRLRDISRSPAWVWLYVLFPLGWFVLIAWASAPSVSPPPDSESSPV; this is encoded by the coding sequence ATGCGAGTTTCTCTGATACGCAAAGGCATCACGTTTTGGCAGGATTATTGGAATGCCTGGCGCCAGAGCTTGGTGCGCCAGGGTCGGGCGTCACGCGATCAATTTGGCGGATTTTGGTTCGTACACACGGGCATCCTCAGCGTGGGGTTCCTCGGCACGGCGGTCATTCCCCATCACCCATGGAGCCTCATCCTCTGGCTGAGTCTTCAAACCGGGTATCTCCTAGCGTCCCTCGTTCCCACCGTGACCTTGACGATGCGCCGTCTTCGCGATATCAGCCGTTCCCCCGCATGGGTTTGGCTGTACGTCTTGTTCCCGTTGGGTTGGTTCGTACTGATCGCCTGGGCCAGTGCGCCGAGTGTGTCTCCTCCGCCGGACTCGGAATCTTCTCCTGTATGA